The Actinomycetota bacterium genome has a window encoding:
- a CDS encoding helix-turn-helix domain-containing protein — protein MVVKLVDSPRRPPAFVMGARGSYSVLDGDCAPSYLELWLDPLAAFRLLGLPMAEDLGQLVDRAEVLGPEGRRLGERLREAPSWRRRFDLLDRFLLRQLEEGPRPLPEVGRAWERLVASGGAVPIAQLAGEVGWSHKHLIARFKRQVGLRPKTAARLVRFEGVLGRLDGRRPLDWGLVAREAGYADQAHLIRDFHQFTGATPTQFAARTNRPGGDGERPGNFLQDRVVAAS, from the coding sequence ATGGTCGTGAAGCTGGTCGACTCGCCGCGTCGACCCCCGGCGTTCGTCATGGGTGCCCGTGGCTCGTATTCGGTCCTGGACGGTGACTGCGCGCCGTCGTATCTGGAGCTGTGGCTGGACCCGCTGGCCGCCTTCCGGCTCCTGGGCCTGCCCATGGCCGAGGACCTCGGCCAGCTCGTCGACCGGGCCGAGGTCCTCGGCCCCGAGGGCCGGCGCCTGGGCGAGCGGCTCCGCGAGGCCCCGAGCTGGCGGCGACGGTTCGACCTGCTGGACCGCTTCCTGCTGCGGCAGCTTGAGGAAGGGCCGCGGCCCTTGCCCGAGGTCGGCCGGGCCTGGGAGCGGCTGGTCGCCTCCGGTGGGGCGGTGCCGATCGCCCAGCTGGCCGGGGAGGTGGGCTGGAGCCACAAGCATCTGATCGCCAGGTTCAAGCGACAGGTTGGGCTGCGGCCCAAGACGGCGGCCCGGCTGGTCCGCTTCGAGGGTGTCCTGGGTCGTCTGGACGGGCGCCGGCCGCTGGACTGGGGGCTGGTCGCCCGGGAAGCCGGCTATGCCGATCAGGCCCATCTCATCCGCGACTTCCACCAGTTCACCGGCGCCACCCCGACCCAGTTCGCGGCCCGGACGAACCGGCCTGGTGGGGACGGGGAGCGGCCGGGAAATTTCCTTCAAGACAGGGTCGTCGCCGCGTCCTAG